The Methylobacterium durans nucleotide sequence CTGCTTCACGCCCTCCACCGTGTGACCGTCCGTGTACATGTTGATGTCGAGCCGCTTGCCCGGATCGCGCCGGTTGCGCATCCCGTCGAGGCCCGCCGCCAGGATCGCGGCCTGCAGGAGGTAGGGATTCGCCGCCCCGTCCGCGAGCCGGAACTCGAAGCGCCCGCCGTCCGGGATGCGGATCATGTGGGTCCGGTTGTTGCCCGTGTAGGTCACGGTGTTCGGCGCCCAGGTCGCCCCCGAGGTGGTGCGCGGCGCGTTGATGCGCTTGTAGGAGTTGACGCACGGGTTGGTGATCGCCGCCAGCGCGTCCGCCGAGTGGATCAGGCCGCCGATGAAGTGGTAGCCCGCCTCGGACATGCCGATCTCGTCGGAGGCATCCGAGAACACGTTGCGCCCGTCGCGCCAGACCGAGACGTGGGCGTGGCAGCCCGAACCCGTCAGATCCATGAAGGGCTTGGGCATGAAGGTCGCTCGCAGGCCGTGCTTCTCGGCGATCGAGCGGGTCATGTACTTGAAGAAGGCGTGCCGGTCGGCCGTGATCAGCGCGTCGTCGTAGTCCCAGTTCATCTCGAACTGGCCGTTCGCGTCCTCGTGGTCGTTCTGGTAGGGCTTCCAGCCGAGGCCGAGCATCGCGTCGCAGATCTCGGTGATCACGTCGTAGCGGCGCATCAGGGCGGACTGGTCGTAGCAGGGCTTCATCTGCTTGTCGGCCATGTCGGCGGGCTCGGAGCCGCAGGGCGTGATCAGGAAGAACTCGCACTCAACGCCGGTCTTCATCTGCAGGCCGTCGCGGGCCGCGTCCTTGATCAGGCGCTTCAGGATGTTCCGCGGCCCCTGCTCGACGGGCTTGCCGTCCATCACGAGATCGGCCGGCAGCCAGCCCACCTCGGGCTTCCAGGGCAGCTGGATCAGCCCGTCCGGGTCCGGCACGGCGAGGAGGTCGGCGTCGGCCGGGCTCATGTCGAGCCAGGTGGCAAAGCCCGCGAACCCCGCCCCGTTCTTGCAGGTGCTCCGGATGGCGGCGGCCGGCACGAGCTTGGCGCGCTGCGTGCCGAACAGATCCGTGTAGG carries:
- the glnT gene encoding type III glutamate--ammonia ligase, whose translation is MTLDLETAAKERGIKYFLVSYTDLFGTQRAKLVPAAAIRSTCKNGAGFAGFATWLDMSPADADLLAVPDPDGLIQLPWKPEVGWLPADLVMDGKPVEQGPRNILKRLIKDAARDGLQMKTGVECEFFLITPCGSEPADMADKQMKPCYDQSALMRRYDVITEICDAMLGLGWKPYQNDHEDANGQFEMNWDYDDALITADRHAFFKYMTRSIAEKHGLRATFMPKPFMDLTGSGCHAHVSVWRDGRNVFSDASDEIGMSEAGYHFIGGLIHSADALAAITNPCVNSYKRINAPRTTSGATWAPNTVTYTGNNRTHMIRIPDGGRFEFRLADGAANPYLLQAAILAAGLDGMRNRRDPGKRLDINMYTDGHTVEGVKQLPLNMLDAMRALDRCDVLNDAFGSFVPSYLKLKQDEWNAYCRHLTQWERDNTLDC